The Beijerinckiaceae bacterium genome has a window encoding:
- a CDS encoding LysR family transcriptional regulator — protein sequence MELLWIDDFLALCHTRNFTRAAEARCTTQSAYSRRVQRLEEWLGAPLFYRESRPISLTPAGEEFLSRAHRLREDIFDARRAVLNASSHFKKTLRIYTTNTLAATFLPPWLVENKLENYSLIVASIAGCLEAVKRKHADMSLIPHFGDEETLIGLQIEEIGQDRLMLVAAQMQKRPVALTKNKLSGSVMVYTPGTTYGMQIAAMLDKHHIQIQDSPVCESASAEALLAQVKAGLGSAWIPEILLQGSKAKRCGVPSFFDIPYKILLIKPPQDRNAG from the coding sequence ATGGAGCTGCTGTGGATCGATGATTTTCTTGCTCTCTGCCATACGCGGAATTTTACCCGCGCGGCCGAGGCACGTTGCACCACGCAATCCGCCTATAGCCGTCGTGTGCAGAGGCTGGAAGAATGGTTGGGCGCGCCCCTGTTTTACCGGGAGTCGCGTCCGATAAGCCTGACACCGGCCGGAGAGGAATTTCTCTCGCGCGCCCATCGTCTACGCGAAGACATTTTCGACGCCCGCCGCGCCGTGTTGAATGCGTCGAGCCATTTCAAAAAGACCCTCCGCATCTACACGACCAATACGTTGGCCGCCACATTCCTTCCGCCGTGGCTGGTCGAAAATAAATTGGAGAATTATTCGCTGATCGTGGCCTCGATCGCGGGCTGTCTTGAAGCGGTCAAGCGCAAGCATGCCGATATGAGCTTGATCCCGCATTTCGGCGATGAAGAGACTTTGATCGGCCTGCAAATTGAGGAGATCGGCCAGGATCGTTTGATGCTGGTGGCGGCTCAAATGCAAAAACGCCCGGTGGCTTTGACCAAAAATAAGTTAAGCGGCTCCGTGATGGTCTATACCCCCGGTACGACTTATGGCATGCAAATCGCCGCGATGCTGGATAAGCATCACATCCAGATTCAGGACTCGCCGGTTTGCGAGAGCGCGTCGGCGGAAGCCCTGCTCGCGCAGGTCAAGGCGGGCTTGGGATCGGCCTGGATTCCCGAAATCCTTTTACAAGGCAGTAAAGCTAAAAGATGCGGGGTGCCGAGCTTCTTCGACATACCCTACAAAATCCTGCTGATCAAACCGCCGCAAGACCGGAACGCCGGATAG
- the cyoA gene encoding ubiquinol oxidase subunit II, translating into MALTACQPAVLDPQGVVGIAEKTILIDSLAIMLAIVVPTIAATLAFAWWFRASNMRAHYLPDWAYSGRIEFIVWSIPLLVIMLLGGVAWIGSHDLDPAKPLASNTPPLEVQVVSLDWKWLFIYPNQGVASVNRLVVPAGAPIHFSLTSASVMNAFFVPQLGSMIYTMNGMTTQLNLQADTPGTYRGLSSHYSGDGFSDMHFEVLAMPAERFAAWIAATRNTGPTLDPGSYTALARQSMDISPFTFGAADPELFQKVVTQKLPPGAGPRIGRPNVNVSPRTEE; encoded by the coding sequence ATTGCCCTGACGGCATGTCAGCCGGCCGTCCTCGACCCCCAAGGAGTCGTCGGGATTGCCGAGAAGACGATCCTTATTGATTCGCTCGCCATCATGCTCGCCATCGTTGTCCCGACGATCGCCGCGACCCTTGCCTTCGCCTGGTGGTTTCGAGCATCCAACATGAGGGCACACTATCTGCCCGATTGGGCCTATTCCGGCCGCATCGAATTCATCGTCTGGAGCATCCCCCTCCTCGTGATCATGCTCCTCGGTGGCGTCGCCTGGATCGGATCTCATGACCTCGATCCCGCAAAGCCTTTGGCATCGAATACCCCACCGCTCGAGGTGCAAGTCGTTTCGCTGGATTGGAAATGGCTCTTCATCTACCCGAACCAGGGTGTCGCCAGTGTAAACCGGCTTGTGGTTCCCGCCGGCGCGCCGATACATTTTTCCCTGACGTCAGCCAGCGTGATGAATGCCTTTTTTGTACCGCAGCTCGGCAGCATGATCTACACGATGAACGGCATGACGACGCAGTTGAACCTGCAGGCGGATACGCCCGGCACCTACCGCGGCCTTTCGAGCCACTATAGCGGCGATGGCTTCTCGGACATGCATTTCGAGGTGCTCGCGATGCCAGCGGAAAGGTTCGCCGCCTGGATCGCGGCGACGCGGAATACCGGGCCAACCCTCGACCCGGGAAGCTACACGGCCCTCGCCAGGCAGAGCATGGACATCTCTCCGTTCACCTTCGGTGCGGCCGATCCGGAGCTGTTTCAAAAGGTCGTCACCCAGAAGCTGCCCCCTGGAGCTGGCCCCCGGATCGGGCGACCGAATGTGAATGTATCTCCCCGGACGGAAGAATAA
- the cyoB gene encoding cytochrome o ubiquinol oxidase subunit I, translating into MWGKLSWAAIPIDQPIPLVASGVVGFVIICVLAWVILKGWLPYLWREWITSVDHKRIGIMYIVLAMVMLLRGFSDAIMMRSQQALAFQAPGYLPPEHYDQIFSAHGTLMIFFVAMPFVIGLMNFVVPLQLGVRDVAFPTLNSVGFWLTATGALLVNISLVVGEFARTGWLPYPPLSELTYSPGVGVDYYLWALEISGVGTLLAGINLLTTVLKLHAPGMTYMRMPMFCWTTLASNLLIVAAFPILTATLAMLLLDRYLGFHFFTNEAGGNVMMFMNLIWAWGHPEVYILILPAFGVFSEVVSTFSGKPLFGYRSMVAATMVICILSFTVWLHHFFTMGAGPDVNAIFGIASMVIAVPTGVKIFNWLFTMYGGRIVYSTPILWSIGFIVTFVIGGMTGVLLAVPPADFLLHNSLFLVAHFHNVIIGGVLFGAFAGYTYWFPKAFGFRLHEGLGKASFWCWITGFYIAFMPLYVLGLMGMTRRMQHYDVPAWHPWLIVAAGGAAIILLGIILQIAQLVVSIRRREELRDETGDPWNGRSLEWATSSPPPAFNFAVLPRVESEEVYWGIKQRALQQARLGEEPAYAEIEMPRNSPTGFICAFFATVMGFALIWHIWWMVGLAALGAYATFVVFAWRDKDEYIIPAETVARIDRANRTARSAALVRRQAAP; encoded by the coding sequence ATGTGGGGCAAGCTCAGCTGGGCCGCTATTCCAATCGACCAGCCGATTCCGCTGGTCGCATCGGGCGTGGTTGGCTTCGTGATCATCTGCGTCCTTGCCTGGGTGATTTTGAAGGGATGGCTTCCCTACCTTTGGCGGGAGTGGATCACCAGCGTCGACCACAAGCGGATTGGGATCATGTACATCGTACTCGCGATGGTGATGCTGCTCCGCGGCTTTTCCGATGCGATTATGATGCGGTCGCAACAGGCCCTTGCATTCCAAGCCCCCGGCTACCTCCCGCCCGAGCATTATGATCAGATCTTCTCGGCGCACGGCACGCTGATGATCTTCTTCGTTGCGATGCCCTTCGTTATCGGGCTGATGAATTTCGTCGTGCCGCTCCAGCTCGGAGTTCGCGACGTCGCATTCCCCACGCTCAACTCGGTCGGCTTCTGGCTTACCGCCACCGGTGCGCTGCTGGTCAATATCTCATTGGTCGTTGGAGAATTCGCCCGGACCGGGTGGCTGCCATATCCCCCGCTCTCCGAGCTGACCTATTCGCCCGGTGTCGGCGTTGATTACTATCTCTGGGCGCTCGAAATTTCCGGCGTGGGGACCCTGCTCGCAGGCATCAATCTCCTCACGACCGTCCTCAAGCTTCACGCGCCCGGCATGACCTATATGCGGATGCCGATGTTTTGCTGGACGACGCTGGCCTCCAATCTGCTGATTGTCGCCGCCTTCCCCATTCTCACGGCGACCCTGGCCATGCTGCTACTGGACCGTTACCTCGGTTTCCACTTTTTCACCAATGAAGCGGGCGGCAACGTGATGATGTTCATGAACCTCATTTGGGCGTGGGGACATCCGGAGGTTTACATCCTGATCCTGCCGGCCTTCGGCGTATTTTCGGAAGTGGTCTCCACATTCTCCGGCAAGCCGCTGTTCGGCTACCGCTCGATGGTCGCCGCGACAATGGTCATCTGTATTCTCTCTTTCACGGTCTGGCTGCACCATTTCTTCACGATGGGCGCCGGCCCCGACGTCAATGCGATCTTCGGCATTGCGTCGATGGTCATCGCTGTGCCCACCGGTGTAAAGATCTTCAATTGGCTCTTCACGATGTATGGCGGGCGGATCGTTTATTCCACGCCCATATTGTGGTCGATCGGCTTCATAGTCACCTTCGTGATCGGCGGAATGACCGGGGTCCTGCTGGCGGTGCCACCAGCCGACTTCCTGCTGCACAACAGCCTTTTCCTCGTGGCCCATTTCCACAACGTCATCATCGGCGGCGTGCTCTTCGGCGCTTTCGCCGGCTATACCTATTGGTTCCCCAAGGCTTTTGGCTTCCGCTTGCACGAAGGATTGGGCAAGGCTTCGTTTTGGTGCTGGATCACAGGCTTCTACATCGCCTTCATGCCGCTCTATGTGCTCGGCCTCATGGGAATGACCCGTCGGATGCAGCACTATGATGTCCCGGCTTGGCATCCGTGGTTGATCGTCGCGGCCGGCGGCGCGGCGATCATTCTGCTAGGGATAATCTTGCAGATCGCCCAGCTCGTCGTCAGCATTCGCCGTCGCGAGGAGCTTCGCGACGAGACCGGCGATCCTTGGAATGGGCGATCTCTCGAATGGGCGACCTCGTCCCCTCCGCCAGCCTTCAACTTCGCGGTCCTTCCCCGCGTCGAGAGCGAAGAAGTCTATTGGGGCATAAAGCAGCGTGCCCTCCAGCAGGCGAGGCTCGGCGAGGAACCCGCCTATGCGGAGATCGAGATGCCGAGGAACAGCCCAACCGGATTCATCTGCGCTTTCTTTGCCACCGTCATGGGTTTCGCGCTGATTTGGCACATATGGTGGATGGTGGGGCTGGCCGCATTGGGCGCCTACGCGACCTTCGTCGTCTTTGCCTGGCGGGACAAGGATGAGTACATCATTCCGGCGGAAACAGTCGCGCGCATAGATCGCGCCAACCGAACCGCGCGCAGTGCGGCGCTCGTCCGACGGCAGGCGGCGCCATGA
- the cyoC gene encoding cytochrome o ubiquinol oxidase subunit III, translated as MTAFDAAAGRNQDLESSDRQHTLGHAAGGLASKRIVTGYGFWIFLLSDIIMFSAFFATYAVLVGETAGGPSGRELFNLRNVGIETACLLVSSFTCGLASIGARAHRDIWFYGAMAATFLLGAAFLSIELGEFAGMVARGAGPTRSAFLSAFFTLVGCHGLHITAGLLWLLTMMAQVFAKGYRADILRRILCFSLFWHALDIVWVALFTVVYLMGAAR; from the coding sequence ATGACTGCCTTCGACGCGGCCGCCGGCCGCAACCAAGACTTGGAGTCGTCGGACCGCCAGCACACGCTGGGGCACGCGGCCGGGGGGCTGGCATCGAAGCGCATCGTCACCGGCTACGGCTTCTGGATTTTCTTGCTGAGCGACATCATCATGTTCTCCGCCTTCTTTGCCACCTACGCGGTGCTGGTCGGCGAGACGGCAGGAGGACCGAGCGGGCGGGAGCTGTTCAATCTGCGCAACGTCGGGATCGAGACGGCATGCCTTCTCGTCTCAAGCTTCACCTGCGGCCTCGCAAGCATCGGGGCCCGGGCGCACAGGGACATTTGGTTCTACGGCGCGATGGCGGCGACCTTCCTGCTTGGAGCCGCGTTTCTAAGCATCGAGCTCGGGGAATTCGCGGGCATGGTCGCACGCGGGGCGGGGCCGACCCGGAGCGCATTCCTCTCGGCCTTCTTTACACTGGTCGGGTGCCACGGGCTTCATATCACGGCTGGACTGCTGTGGCTTCTGACGATGATGGCGCAGGTGTTCGCCAAAGGATACCGGGCGGATATTCTTCGGCGCATTCTCTGCTTCAGCCTATTTTGGCATGCCCTGGACATAGTTTGGGTTGCGTTGTTCACAGTGGTGTATCTGATGGGGGCTGCGCGATGA
- the cyoD gene encoding cytochrome o ubiquinol oxidase subunit IV, giving the protein MSSSEPTSDLHQSDTAPGDQRLSGTEIAEGVKSYLVGLGLAVLLTVVSFFISGTTLIWGPSIPVALVVLAIAQMGVHLVFFLHITTGPDNVNNVMALAFGVLIVLLLLTGSLWIMAHLNQNMAPMDQTMPMQLENEPMGRTVTASAVVGPAATAPVGSRVSGVIQALYCDANMHVKAGQLCAKIDPRSYQIAVDRKKADLASAEARLEKENAALAQTKADLVSHEALAKPSRKAIAKSRRAFERAETQTKHDEARVAQLQTALHAAETNLGFTDIVSPVDGTVVSRNVERGQSVTADSQGPPLFVIAESALTDINARFGAKDIGEVKIGDKATFTAEAFSNHPFSGVVTQIRPSPQAHEQTYDVVIHAPNPDLLLKAGMAGRIRIMIGRQVEEE; this is encoded by the coding sequence ATGAGCTCCTCCGAGCCAACCAGTGACCTTCATCAATCGGACACGGCGCCAGGCGACCAGCGTCTCAGCGGAACCGAGATCGCCGAGGGAGTTAAGAGCTATTTGGTGGGGCTCGGGCTGGCGGTTTTGCTCACCGTCGTGTCCTTCTTCATCTCGGGCACCACGCTCATTTGGGGTCCGAGTATTCCTGTCGCCCTGGTCGTTCTTGCGATCGCACAGATGGGCGTTCACCTCGTCTTCTTCCTCCACATCACGACCGGTCCGGACAACGTCAACAACGTCATGGCGCTGGCCTTCGGGGTCCTGATCGTCCTGCTGCTCCTCACCGGTTCGCTCTGGATCATGGCGCATCTGAACCAAAACATGGCGCCCATGGATCAGACCATGCCGATGCAGCTCGAAAATGAGCCCATGGGCCGCACGGTGACAGCGAGCGCCGTCGTCGGTCCCGCGGCGACCGCGCCGGTCGGCTCGCGGGTGTCCGGCGTGATCCAGGCGCTCTATTGCGACGCCAACATGCACGTGAAGGCAGGCCAACTCTGCGCGAAAATCGATCCGCGCTCCTATCAAATCGCTGTAGATCGAAAGAAGGCCGATCTGGCATCAGCCGAGGCCCGGCTCGAGAAGGAAAACGCAGCTCTCGCTCAGACGAAAGCGGACTTGGTGAGCCACGAGGCTTTGGCGAAGCCTTCACGGAAAGCGATTGCCAAGTCGCGCAGAGCCTTTGAGAGGGCGGAGACGCAGACAAAGCACGACGAGGCAAGGGTCGCCCAGCTTCAGACCGCGCTGCATGCCGCCGAAACCAACCTCGGCTTTACCGACATCGTTTCTCCGGTCGACGGAACAGTGGTCTCCCGCAACGTCGAAAGGGGCCAGTCGGTCACGGCGGACTCTCAAGGGCCACCGCTCTTCGTCATCGCAGAGTCTGCCCTCACGGACATCAACGCGAGATTCGGCGCAAAGGACATCGGCGAGGTCAAGATCGGGGACAAAGCGACGTTCACCGCCGAAGCTTTTTCGAACCATCCATTCTCTGGCGTGGTAACCCAAATTCGGCCATCGCCGCAGGCCCATGAGCAGACCTATGACGTCGTCATCCATGCGCCCAATCCGGACCTTTTGCTCAAGGCTGGCATGGCGGGAAGGATCAGGATCATGATCGGGCGGCAGGTTGAGGAAGAATGA